One region of Miscanthus floridulus cultivar M001 chromosome 19, ASM1932011v1, whole genome shotgun sequence genomic DNA includes:
- the LOC136527893 gene encoding L-ascorbate oxidase-like, translating into MGLPLLALVCCALMAWQHCAAEAAKARHFKWEISNMFWSPDCEEKVVIGINGQFPGPTIRARAGDTIHVQLKNALHTEGVVIHWHGIRQIGTPWADGTAAISQCAINPEETFTYRFVVDKPGTYFYHGHYGMQRAAGLYGSLIVDVAEGKEEPFKYDGELNLLLSDWYHESIHTQMVALSSKPFRWIGEPQSLLINGRGQFNCSLAAAHTQGANQCAAAVNTQCAPVVFPVQPNKTYRLRVASTTSLASLNLAIRNHKLTVVEADGSYVDPFVVDDIDLYSGDSYSVLLTTDQDTSSNYWVSVGVRGRLPKTAPALAVLNYGPNRASKLPALAPPVTPAWDDYDHSKAFTYRIRARAGTPRPPATADRRIELLNTQNKMDGHIKWSINNVSMVLPATPYLGSLKMGLKSTLAAARPAETFSRGYDVTLPPPNPNTTVGDNVYVLAHNTTVDVVLQNANALSRNVSEVHPWHLHGHDFWVLGYGDGAYRGDAADEARLNLRDPPLQNTAVIFPYGWTLLRFVADNPGVWAFHCHIEPHLHMGMGVIFAEAVDLVGQVPNEAVSCGATAAALMAGAHL; encoded by the exons atggGGCTTCCTCTGCTGGCCCTGGTGTGCTGCGCCCTGATGGCGTGGCAGCATTGCGCGGCGGAGGCGGCCAAGGCCCGGCACTTCAAGTGGGAGATCAGCAACATGTTCTGGTCTCCCGACTGCGAGGAGAAGGTGGTGATCGGCATCAACGGCCAGTTCCCGGGACCAACGATCCGCGCCCGGGCCGGCGACACCATCCACGTCCAGCTCAAGAACGCGCTCCACACCGAGGGCGTCGTCATCCACTGGCACGGCATCAGACAG ATCGGGACGCCATGGGCGGACGGCACGGCGGCGATCTCCCAGTGCGCCATCAACCCTGAAGAAACCTTCACCTACCGCTTCGTCGTCGACAAG CCGGGGACGTACTTCTACCACGGGCACTACGGGATGCAGAGGGCGGCAGGGCTGTACGGGTCGCTGATCGTGGACGTGGCGGAAGGGAAGGAGGAGCCGTTCAAGTACGACGGCGAGCTCAACCTGCTGCTCAGCGACTGGTACCACGAGAGCATCCACACCCAGATGGTCGCCCTCTCGTCCAAGCCCTTCCGGTGGATCGGCGAGCCACAG TCGCTGCTGATCAACGGGAGAGGCCAGTTCAACTGCTCGCTGGCCGCAGCGCACACGCAGGGGGCCAATCAGTGCGCTGCCGCCGTCAACACGCAGTGCGCGCCGGTGGTATTCCCCGTGCAACCGAACAAGACCTACAGGCTCAGGGTGGCCAGCACCACCTCGCTCGCGTCTCTCAACCTCGCCATCAGG AATCACAAATTGACGGTGGTGGAGGCCGACGGCAGCTACGTGGATCCGTTCGTCGTCGACGACATCGACCTCTACTCCGGCGACAGCTACTCCGTCCTCCTGACGACGGACCAGGACACGTCCTCCAACTACTGGGTCAGCGTCGGCGTGCGCGGCCGGCTGCCCAAGACGGCGCCGGCGCTGGCGGTGCTCAACTACGGCCCCAACCGCGCGTCCAAGCTGCCGGCCCTCGCGCCACCGGTCACCCCGGCGTGGGACGACTACGACCACAGCAAGGCGTTCACGTACAGGATCCGCGCGCGCGCCGGGACGCCCCGGCCGCCGGCGACGGCGGACCGCCGCATCGAGCTGCTCAACACGCAGAACAAGATGGACGGGCACATCAAGTGGTCCATCAACAACGTGTCCATGGTGCTGCCCGCCACGCCGTACCTGGGCTCACTGAAGATGGGGCTCAAGTCCACGCTGGCGGCGGCGCGTCCGGCGGAGACGTTCAGCCGGGGCTACGACGTCACGCTGCCGCCGCCGAACCCGAACACGACCGTGGGGGACAACGTGTACGTGCTGGCGCACAACACCACCGTGGACGTGGTGCTCCAGAACGCCAACGCGCTGTCGCGCAACGTGAGCGAGGTGCACCCGTGGCACCTCCACGGCCACGACTTCTGGGTGCTGGGCTACGGCGACGGAGCATACCGCGGTGACGCCGCCGACGAAGCGCGGCTCAACCTCCGGGACCCGCCGCTGCAGAACACGGCGGTGATCTTTCCGTACGGGTGGACGCTGCTCCGGTTCGTGGCGGACAACCCGGGCGTGTGGGCGTTCCACTGCCATATCGAGCCGCACCTCCACATGGGCATGGGCGTCATCTTCGCCGAGGCTGTGGACCTCGTCGGCCAGGTGCCCAACGAGGCCGTGTCCTGCGGCGCCACGGCCGCCGCGCTCATGGCCGGCGCCCACCTGTGA